One stretch of Diabrotica undecimpunctata isolate CICGRU chromosome 5, icDiaUnde3, whole genome shotgun sequence DNA includes these proteins:
- the LOC140440594 gene encoding prostatic acid phosphatase-like, with translation MGFITSVVFVSLLAISGVTAELIAVVQVVRHGQRTPVRFFPTNKYSDMSYWGNLGPGQLTNEGKRQHYELGQYTRKRYSNFLPLKYNGSSFYAYTTDVERTHMSAQCNVYSLFPAFEEQVWRRNVNWQPIPIHPISIDDFSGEPACPNFHVVRATILDDDLSQSIDAKYAAVYKYINKYSGLNIKSFNDIHPVFDDFKIQVDVGLPLPDWAKAIYPEPITSIAGWLFESYSRTYQMKRLATGRFLNNIVEYFENMSENCSYSQKYQFYSGHDLNIASILNSFGAFNPPYPPQFASTIYMELHVENWQHVVKVFSKDGNNIKQISVSGCTLSCPLSKFRQVLSRVLIDKDTLDEECRQIEEVSELSQQSLKFAAESLKANSFLT, from the exons ATGGGCTTTATAACTTCTGTTGTCTTTGTCAGTTTACTGGCGATTTCTGGAGTCACTGCCGAGTTAATAGCAGTTGTACAG GTAGTTCGACATGGTCAACGGACGCCGGTTAGATTCTTTCCCACAAACAAATATTCTGATATGTCGTATTGGGGAAACCTTGGTCCAGGACAACTAACAAAT GAAGGCAAACGTCAACATTATGAACTGGGTCAATACACACGAAAAAGATATTCAAATTTCCTTCCACTTAAATATAATGGATCCAGTTTTTATGCTTATACAACAGATGTTGAAAGGACCCACATGTCAGCACAATGCAATGTTTATTCCCTCTTTCCAGCATTTGAGGAGCAGGTATGGCGTAGAAATGTAAACTGGCAACCAATTCCTATTCATCCCATCAGCATAGATGATTTTTCTGGTGAACCAGCTTGCCCAAACTTTCATGTAGTTAGGGCTACTATTTTAGATGATGATTTATCACAATCAATTGATGCAAAATATGCAGCAGTatacaaatacataaacaaatattctggattaaacaTAAAAAGTTTTAACGACATTCATCccgtttttgatgattttaaaattcAAGTTGACGTAGGACTTCCTCTTCCAGATTGGGCTAAAGCTATCTATCCAGAACccattacatctattgcaggatgGCTTTTTGAATCCTACTCCAGAACATACCAGATGAAAAGATTAG CAACAGgaagatttttaaataatatcgtagaatattttgaaaatatgtcAGAAAATTGCAGCTACTCTCAAAAATATCAATTCTATAGTGGCCATGATCTCAACATCGCCtcaattttaaactcttttggAGCATTCAACCCACCCTACCCACCACAATTTGCGAGCACAATATATATGGAGCTCCATGTGGAAAATTGGCAACACGTTGTAAAAGTGTTTAGCAAAGACGGAAATAACATAAAACAAATCAGTGTTAGCGGATGTACATTAAGCTGCCCTTTATCTAAGTTTAGGCAAGTTCTAAGTCGGGTGTTAATTGATAAAGATACCCTTGATGAAGAATGCAGACAGATTGAAGAAGTCAGTGAATTGTCGCAGCAGTCTTTGAAATTTGCTGCGGAAAGTCTTAAAGCCAATAGCTTTTTGACGTAA